The following are encoded together in the Deltaproteobacteria bacterium genome:
- a CDS encoding NADH-quinone oxidoreductase subunit M, whose translation MLLTVILAIPLVGALALMLLPKDEPQQARNLGLFFSLATFAVSLGLPAGFRPTMGEMQFELNFPWIKTWGINFHVGIDGISLWLVMLTTFLTPVVILCTYKSIQDKVRELMVSLLILELGMLGAFMALDLFLFYVFWEVMLVPMYLIIGIWGHGQKIYAAIKFVIYTMVGSLLMLVAILYMYITHGRATGDYTFDYMVLSQSVWGQEAQLLLFAAFTLAFAIKVPLFPLHTWLPDAHTQAPTAGSVILAGVLLKLGTYGILRYSMALFPWAAAAFGPYLSILAVVGIVYGALVAYAQDDAKKLVAYSSVSHLGFVVLGLMSLTVSGVGGGVYQMIGHGLSTGGLFLAIGVLYDRRHTHRLDQFGGLWRRMPVFAGLFMVVMLASAGLPGLNGFVGEFLILVGSFTHEQQMAQADLPSLIVHSRIMTAIAALGVVLGAVYLLHLFQKLMLGPITQPKNADLPDVSTREVWTFVPLLVFIFWMGLYPKPFLTRVEPAVNLFLKEYKVKYAASEANVDGPPKVVKELSYRGKAIPPRPVVPAPAAPAGTPAATGARAAAGGVR comes from the coding sequence ATGCTGCTCACCGTGATCCTGGCCATCCCGCTCGTCGGGGCGCTCGCGCTGATGCTCCTGCCGAAGGACGAGCCGCAGCAGGCGCGCAACCTCGGCCTCTTCTTCAGCCTCGCCACCTTCGCGGTCTCGCTCGGCCTGCCGGCAGGCTTCCGCCCGACGATGGGCGAGATGCAGTTCGAGCTCAACTTCCCGTGGATCAAGACCTGGGGGATCAACTTCCACGTCGGGATCGACGGGATCAGCCTCTGGCTGGTGATGCTCACCACCTTCCTCACACCGGTGGTGATCCTCTGCACCTACAAGTCGATCCAGGACAAGGTGCGCGAGCTGATGGTGAGCTTGCTCATCCTCGAGCTCGGCATGCTCGGGGCCTTCATGGCGCTCGACCTCTTCCTCTTCTACGTCTTCTGGGAGGTGATGCTGGTGCCGATGTACCTCATCATCGGCATCTGGGGCCACGGTCAGAAGATCTACGCCGCGATCAAGTTCGTGATCTACACGATGGTCGGCTCGCTGCTGATGCTGGTCGCCATCCTCTACATGTACATCACGCACGGCCGCGCCACGGGGGACTACACCTTCGACTACATGGTGCTGAGCCAGAGCGTGTGGGGCCAGGAGGCGCAGCTCCTGCTCTTCGCGGCCTTCACGCTGGCCTTCGCGATCAAGGTGCCGCTCTTCCCGCTGCACACCTGGCTCCCCGACGCGCACACCCAGGCGCCGACGGCGGGCTCGGTGATCCTCGCCGGGGTGCTGCTCAAGCTCGGTACCTACGGCATCCTGCGCTACTCGATGGCCCTCTTCCCCTGGGCCGCCGCCGCCTTCGGACCGTACCTGTCGATCCTCGCGGTGGTGGGGATCGTCTACGGCGCGCTCGTGGCCTACGCCCAGGACGACGCCAAGAAGCTCGTCGCCTACTCGTCGGTGAGCCACCTCGGCTTCGTGGTCCTCGGCCTCATGTCCTTGACCGTCAGCGGAGTCGGTGGCGGCGTCTACCAGATGATCGGCCACGGCCTCTCGACCGGTGGGCTCTTCCTCGCCATCGGCGTGCTCTACGACCGACGGCACACGCACCGGCTGGATCAGTTCGGCGGGCTCTGGCGCCGGATGCCCGTCTTCGCCGGCCTCTTCATGGTGGTGATGCTCGCCTCGGCGGGGCTCCCCGGGCTGAACGGCTTCGTCGGCGAGTTCCTGATCCTGGTCGGGAGCTTCACGCACGAGCAGCAGATGGCGCAGGCAGACCTGCCGTCGCTTATCGTGCACTCGCGGATCATGACGGCCATCGCGGCGCTCGGCGTGGTGCTCGGTGCGGTGTACCTCTTGCATCTTTTCCAGAAGCTCATGCTTGGGCCGATCACGCAGCCCAAGAACGCGGACCTGCCGGACGTCTCGACGCGCGAGGTCTGGACCTTCGTGCCGCTGCTGGTCTTCATCTTCTGGATGGGCCTCTATCCGAAGCCCTTTCTCACGCGCGTGGAGCCGGCGGTGAACCTCTTCCTCAAGGAGTACAAGGTCAAGTACGCCGCCTCCGAGGCGAACGTGGATGGTCCGCCCAAGGTGGTGAAGGAGCTCTCGTACCGGGGTAAGGCGATTCCGCCGCGGCCGGTGGTTCCCGCCCCCGCAGCGCCGGCTGGGACCCCGGCTGCAACCGGCGCCCGGGCCGCCGCGGGAGGTGTGCGATGA
- a CDS encoding NADH-quinone oxidoreductase subunit N, producing MNALRPADFLHLLPLIFVFGWACLVLLASALGPVKASRLGPLSLFGLLLALGVTAWSWVEHATPATELFGGMLVVDRFSLFLDLIFLVATGLTILVSSGYLDEHRLAEGEYYALVLLSLVGMMLLVHAADFVTLLIGLETMSLGVYALAAGWAEKRKSAEAGLKYFVMGAVASAILLYGVALLYGVTGTTNLAAIARKAYGEGTNPLFVMGMFLVLGAMAFKVSLVPFHMWTPDAYEGAPTPVTGFMAAAVKAAGFGLLLRLVRGTFGADGLVYGSAGWVNIFWTLSMLTMIVGNLAALRQTNIKRMLAFSSVSHAGYLLLGVVTLTVVPQSPGPLLYYLLSYSLTTVGAFGVVAWLGREGNEGVQLEDWAGLGSRRPAAALAMTIFLLSLGGVPPTAGFFAKLYVFRAALEHPSLFWLVIIGALNSVVSIYYYLRPVVAMYFREGQGDAGSAPLRSGQAVTAIVCAAILVLLLGLVPGPSLDWAARSLLALP from the coding sequence ATGAACGCGCTCCGCCCCGCGGACTTCCTGCACCTCTTGCCGCTGATCTTCGTCTTCGGCTGGGCCTGCCTCGTGCTGCTGGCGAGCGCGCTCGGTCCCGTGAAGGCCTCGCGCCTCGGGCCGCTCTCGCTCTTCGGTCTGCTCCTGGCGCTCGGCGTGACGGCCTGGTCCTGGGTCGAGCACGCGACGCCCGCCACCGAGCTCTTCGGCGGGATGCTGGTCGTCGACCGCTTCAGCCTCTTTCTCGATCTCATCTTCCTCGTGGCCACGGGGCTGACGATCCTCGTCTCGTCGGGCTACCTCGACGAGCATCGGCTCGCGGAAGGCGAGTACTACGCGCTCGTGCTCCTGAGCCTGGTGGGGATGATGCTGCTCGTGCACGCGGCGGACTTCGTGACCCTGCTCATCGGGCTCGAGACCATGTCCCTCGGCGTCTACGCGCTCGCCGCCGGGTGGGCCGAGAAGCGCAAGAGCGCCGAGGCGGGTCTCAAGTACTTCGTCATGGGCGCGGTGGCGTCGGCGATCCTCCTCTACGGGGTTGCGCTCCTCTACGGCGTGACGGGGACGACGAACCTCGCGGCGATCGCCCGCAAGGCCTACGGCGAGGGGACGAACCCGCTCTTTGTGATGGGGATGTTCCTGGTCCTCGGGGCGATGGCCTTCAAGGTCTCGCTGGTGCCGTTCCACATGTGGACCCCCGACGCCTACGAGGGGGCGCCGACGCCGGTGACCGGCTTCATGGCGGCGGCGGTGAAGGCGGCGGGCTTCGGCCTGCTCCTGCGTCTCGTGCGCGGGACCTTCGGCGCCGACGGGCTGGTCTACGGCTCGGCGGGCTGGGTGAACATCTTCTGGACGCTCTCGATGCTCACGATGATCGTGGGAAACCTGGCGGCGCTCCGGCAGACGAACATCAAGCGCATGCTGGCCTTCTCGTCGGTTTCGCACGCCGGCTACCTGCTCCTCGGCGTGGTCACGCTCACGGTGGTGCCGCAGAGCCCGGGGCCCTTGCTCTACTACCTGCTCTCGTACTCGCTCACGACGGTCGGCGCCTTCGGCGTTGTGGCCTGGCTCGGGCGCGAGGGGAACGAGGGCGTTCAGCTCGAGGATTGGGCGGGGCTCGGCTCGCGGCGACCTGCGGCGGCTTTGGCCATGACGATCTTTCTGCTCTCCCTCGGCGGCGTGCCGCCGACGGCGGGCTTCTTCGCCAAGCTCTACGTCTTTCGCGCGGCGCTCGAGCACCCGAGCCTCTTTTGGCTCGTCATCATCGGGGCGCTCAACAGCGTGGTCAGCATCTACTACTACCTGCGTCCCGTCGTGGCCATGTACTTCCGGGAGGGGCAGGGGGATGCCGGTTCGGCGCCGCTCCGCTCGGGGCAGGCCGTGACCGCCATCGTTTGCGCGGCGATCCTGGTGCTCCTGCTCGGACTCGTTCCCGGGCCCTCCCTCGACTGGGCGGCCCGTTCCCTCCTCGCGCTGCCCTGA
- the nuoK gene encoding NADH-quinone oxidoreductase subunit NuoK, with amino-acid sequence MIPLNEVLVWAAALFGIGLVGVLVRRDLLVVLMSIELLLNAVNLTIIAFARARGDVAGHGLVFLIVALAAAEAAVGLAIVVSIFRTRKTVNVDEITLMKH; translated from the coding sequence ATGATCCCGCTCAACGAAGTGCTCGTCTGGGCCGCGGCCCTCTTCGGCATCGGGCTCGTGGGCGTGCTCGTGCGACGCGACCTGCTCGTCGTGCTGATGTCCATCGAGCTCCTGCTGAACGCGGTGAACCTCACGATCATCGCCTTCGCCCGCGCCCGCGGCGACGTGGCGGGGCACGGCCTGGTTTTTCTGATCGTCGCGCTGGCGGCCGCCGAGGCCGCGGTGGGCCTGGCGATCGTCGTGTCCATCTTCCGCACGCGCAAGACGGTCAACGTCGACGAAATAACCCTCATGAAGCACTAG
- a CDS encoding SLBB domain-containing protein: MMTKIVTQNFGNAQAKELATYERLGGYASLRKALGMSHEALVEEAKKSNLRGRGGAGFPAGQKWSFVPKEAKTVYLVVNADEGEPGTFKDRWLMYWDPHRLIEGACIAAYAIRSHSVYIYIRGELFEEARILERAVEEAYAKGYLGRSMAGSGWAMEMVVHRGAGAYICGEETALLSSLEGKRGQPKLKPPFPAVKGLFGEPTVVNNVETLMNLPTIVEKGGAYFAELGVPGDGGTRAVAVSGHVKNPGVYEIPVGTNLKDIIYKIAGGMRGDRPLKAVIPGGSSMPVLTADEIDVPYANDAMSKAEHIKPVEVAPGKPFSWGGRPLRSLPGSGAIVVMEEGTDMIAVCARVAKFYAHESCGQCTPCREGTGWMNAVMGRLAKGQGQRGDVELLSTIANGIAGNTICALGDAAAWPMLGFITKFRSDFEARIAAS; the protein is encoded by the coding sequence ATGATGACCAAGATCGTCACCCAGAACTTCGGCAACGCCCAGGCGAAGGAGCTCGCGACCTACGAGCGGCTCGGCGGCTACGCGTCGCTGCGCAAGGCGCTCGGCATGTCGCACGAGGCCCTCGTCGAGGAGGCCAAGAAGTCGAACCTCCGAGGCCGCGGGGGCGCCGGCTTTCCCGCGGGTCAGAAGTGGAGCTTCGTACCGAAGGAGGCGAAGACCGTCTACCTGGTGGTCAACGCCGACGAGGGAGAGCCCGGGACCTTCAAGGACCGCTGGCTCATGTACTGGGACCCGCACCGGCTGATCGAGGGGGCCTGCATCGCCGCGTACGCGATCCGCTCGCACTCGGTCTACATCTATATCCGAGGCGAGCTCTTCGAAGAGGCGCGCATCCTCGAGCGGGCGGTCGAAGAGGCCTACGCGAAGGGCTACCTCGGCCGGTCGATGGCCGGCTCGGGCTGGGCCATGGAGATGGTCGTGCACCGCGGCGCCGGGGCGTACATCTGCGGCGAGGAGACGGCGCTCCTCTCCTCGCTCGAGGGGAAGCGCGGGCAGCCCAAGCTCAAGCCCCCCTTCCCGGCGGTCAAGGGCCTCTTCGGCGAGCCGACCGTGGTGAACAACGTCGAGACGCTGATGAACCTGCCCACGATCGTCGAGAAGGGCGGGGCCTACTTCGCCGAGCTCGGCGTCCCGGGCGACGGCGGCACGCGCGCCGTGGCCGTGAGCGGGCACGTGAAGAACCCGGGCGTCTACGAGATCCCCGTCGGCACGAACCTGAAGGACATCATCTACAAGATCGCAGGCGGGATGCGCGGGGACCGGCCGCTCAAGGCCGTCATCCCCGGCGGGAGCTCGATGCCCGTCCTCACCGCCGACGAGATCGACGTCCCTTACGCCAACGACGCCATGAGCAAGGCCGAGCACATCAAGCCCGTCGAGGTGGCCCCCGGCAAGCCCTTCAGCTGGGGCGGCCGGCCGCTGCGCTCGCTCCCGGGCTCCGGGGCCATCGTGGTGATGGAAGAGGGGACCGACATGATCGCGGTCTGCGCGCGCGTGGCCAAGTTCTACGCCCACGAGTCCTGCGGCCAGTGCACCCCGTGCCGCGAGGGGACCGGCTGGATGAACGCCGTGATGGGGCGCCTGGCCAAGGGGCAGGGGCAGCGCGGCGACGTGGAGCTCCTCTCGACCATCGCCAACGGCATCGCGGGCAACACGATCTGTGCGCTCGGCGACGCGGCGGCCTGGCCGATGCTCGGTTTCATCACCAAGTTCCGCTCCGACTTCGAAGCGCGGATTGCCGCCTCATGA
- a CDS encoding DUF4147 domain-containing protein produces the protein MEVRPALREAAHELLAAALEAADPAAAVRRSLALDGEVLRVGQTRLPLARGARLRVVGGGKAGRAMTEAAVAVLGERIEAGVVIVPEVSPGAIGPVALREGGHPVPTAAGVAGATELERLLDGLRPEDLVLCLLSGGGSALLALPAAGLTLEDLVETTHALLRAGCPIGEVNTVRKHLTRLGGGQLAARAHPARVAALVLSDVVGSPLEVIASGPATADPTTFAEALAVTERARERGLLVPGSVEAALREGASGTRPETPKPGDPRLAGVVQTLVGSNVVSAEAVVRRARELGFATLLLSTFLEGEAREVGRILAGVLRELVTSDRPLARPACVVLGGETTVTVQGRGRGGRNQELALSAALALDGLEGALLVSLATDGVDGPTDAAGAMVDGGTIARGGALGLQARAHLAENDAYPYLAATGDLLRLGPTGTNVNDLVLLLAG, from the coding sequence ATCGAAGTGAGACCGGCGCTCCGAGAGGCCGCGCACGAGCTCCTAGCCGCGGCGCTCGAGGCTGCGGACCCCGCGGCGGCCGTCCGGCGAAGCCTCGCGCTCGACGGGGAGGTGCTGCGCGTGGGGCAGACGCGGCTGCCGCTCGCCCGCGGGGCGCGGCTCCGCGTGGTCGGCGGAGGCAAGGCGGGACGCGCGATGACCGAGGCGGCGGTCGCCGTCCTCGGCGAGCGAATCGAGGCGGGCGTGGTGATCGTGCCCGAGGTCTCGCCCGGTGCGATCGGACCCGTGGCCCTGCGCGAAGGGGGGCACCCGGTCCCGACGGCCGCGGGCGTCGCCGGAGCGACGGAGCTCGAACGGCTTCTGGACGGACTGCGCCCCGAGGATCTCGTGCTCTGCCTGCTCTCGGGCGGCGGCTCGGCGCTGCTCGCGCTCCCGGCGGCCGGGCTCACGTTGGAGGACCTCGTCGAGACCACGCACGCGCTGCTGCGCGCCGGGTGCCCGATCGGGGAGGTGAACACCGTGCGCAAGCACCTCACCCGCCTCGGGGGCGGCCAGCTCGCCGCACGCGCCCACCCCGCGCGCGTGGCGGCGCTGGTCCTCTCCGACGTGGTGGGAAGTCCGCTCGAGGTGATCGCCTCGGGCCCCGCGACGGCCGACCCCACGACCTTCGCCGAGGCGCTCGCGGTCACGGAGCGCGCGAGGGAGCGGGGCCTACTCGTTCCCGGGTCGGTCGAGGCCGCTCTGCGGGAGGGCGCCTCCGGAACGCGGCCGGAGACGCCGAAGCCGGGCGACCCGCGACTCGCGGGGGTGGTCCAGACGCTGGTCGGGAGCAACGTAGTCTCGGCCGAGGCCGTAGTGCGGCGCGCGCGCGAGCTCGGCTTCGCCACCCTGCTGCTGAGCACCTTCCTCGAGGGAGAGGCGCGCGAGGTCGGTCGGATCCTGGCCGGGGTGTTGCGCGAGCTCGTGACGAGCGACCGACCGCTCGCGCGACCGGCCTGCGTGGTGCTGGGCGGCGAGACGACCGTGACGGTGCAGGGGCGCGGGCGCGGCGGACGGAATCAGGAGCTCGCGCTTTCGGCGGCGCTGGCCCTCGACGGCCTCGAGGGGGCCTTGCTCGTGAGCCTCGCCACCGACGGGGTGGACGGCCCGACCGACGCGGCGGGCGCGATGGTGGACGGCGGCACGATCGCCCGGGGCGGCGCGCTCGGGCTCCAGGCGCGGGCGCACCTCGCCGAGAACGACGCGTACCCTTACCTCGCCGCCACGGGGGACCTGCTGCGCCTCGGCCCCACGGGCACCAACGTGAACGACCTGGTGCTGCTCCTCGCCGGGTGA
- a CDS encoding NADH-quinone oxidoreductase subunit J encodes MNQPDRPRSHPAVAWKLPALAGLLVLALGLLLGGTALAQDATYVAQGAEPAGLDLVLWGFRALAALTLVAAAAMVLSHNPVVASLCLVGTLFCIGGLFLMLHATFLAAIQVLVYAGAIMVLFVFVVMSVGHRDREELGFGRGRLSKGLGIVAVAILLMRLIPLLKTAKLGPAATVPDGFGDVRSVGKLLFNEYLLPFEAISILLLVAIVGAVMITRRPTREPGQPPERKGV; translated from the coding sequence ATGAACCAGCCCGACCGACCTCGCTCGCACCCCGCCGTCGCCTGGAAACTCCCCGCGCTGGCCGGGCTCCTCGTGCTCGCCCTCGGCCTCCTTCTGGGCGGCACCGCGCTGGCCCAGGACGCGACCTACGTGGCCCAGGGGGCCGAACCCGCGGGGCTCGACCTCGTGCTCTGGGGCTTCCGCGCCCTGGCCGCCCTCACCCTGGTCGCGGCGGCCGCCATGGTCCTCTCGCACAACCCGGTCGTCGCCTCGCTCTGCCTCGTGGGCACGCTCTTCTGCATCGGCGGCCTCTTCCTGATGCTGCACGCCACCTTCCTCGCAGCGATCCAGGTGCTGGTCTACGCCGGGGCGATCATGGTGCTCTTCGTCTTCGTGGTGATGTCCGTCGGACACCGGGACCGCGAGGAGCTCGGCTTCGGGCGCGGCCGCCTGTCGAAGGGCCTCGGCATCGTGGCCGTCGCGATCCTTCTCATGCGCCTCATCCCGCTGCTCAAGACCGCCAAGCTCGGACCGGCGGCGACCGTGCCCGACGGCTTCGGGGACGTGCGCAGCGTCGGCAAGCTCCTCTTCAACGAATACCTGCTCCCCTTCGAGGCGATCTCGATCCTGCTCCTCGTGGCCATCGTCGGGGCGGTGATGATCACGCGCCGCCCGACTCGCGAACCGGGCCAGCCGCCCGAGCGAAAGGGGGTCTAG
- a CDS encoding NAD(P)H-dependent oxidoreductase subunit E: MALTFTPQAQARIAKILARYPNKMAACLPLLWLAQEEFGHVGPDAQALVAATLDLPASHVYGVVTFYTMYNQKPVGKYHVQVCTNVSCMLCGGYDTLGAFERKLGIRCGETTPDGLFTLAEVECLAACGGAPAVQINDRYYEPVTPETVDALVDALREGKQPPSRPKA; encoded by the coding sequence ATGGCCCTTACCTTCACTCCGCAAGCCCAGGCGCGGATCGCCAAGATCCTCGCCCGCTACCCGAACAAGATGGCGGCCTGCTTGCCGCTCCTCTGGCTCGCCCAGGAGGAGTTCGGCCACGTGGGGCCCGACGCGCAGGCGCTCGTCGCGGCCACGCTCGACCTGCCGGCGTCGCACGTCTACGGCGTGGTGACCTTCTACACGATGTACAACCAGAAGCCCGTGGGGAAGTACCACGTGCAGGTCTGTACCAACGTGAGCTGCATGCTCTGCGGTGGGTACGACACCCTCGGAGCCTTCGAGCGCAAGCTCGGCATCCGGTGCGGCGAGACCACCCCCGACGGGCTCTTCACCCTCGCCGAGGTGGAGTGCCTGGCGGCCTGCGGAGGGGCCCCGGCAGTGCAGATCAACGATCGCTATTACGAGCCCGTCACCCCGGAGACGGTGGACGCCCTCGTGGACGCCCTGCGCGAGGGGAAACAACCGCCGTCGCGGCCCAAGGCATGA
- the nuoL gene encoding NADH-quinone oxidoreductase subunit L → MKADFPLFWIPLLPLLGAAINLLVGRKLERRAVHVIACGSVFGALVVAMVAVFRELYPLYLEARAAGDAGVLPSLVNEVFDWIVTGDVAIKAGLVCDPLTAVMILVVTFVGFLIHVYSAGYMEHEAGYARYFGYLNLFTGSMLLLVLGDNLALLFVGWEGVGVCSYLLIGFWYDKDGTERFGTANAEAGKKAFIVNRIGDLAFLIGMFVLFAATGTLNIQELAGKASALLQEVRPVGLVTVSVAGLAGFLLFIGATGKSAQIPLYIWLPDAMAGPTPVSALIHAATMVTAGVYMVARLNFIYMLSPTVMGVVALVGGLTALFAATIGIAQNDIKKVLAYSTVSQLGYMFLGVGVGAFSSGVFHLFTHAFFKACLFLGAGAVIHALAGQQDIRRMGALRNKIPLVHWTFLVSTLAISGIPVFAGFFSKDEILWKVLSTGNPAWPSWFPYLLFVLGMGGALCTAFYMFRLYYLTFGGTNRVDPHVEAHLHVPGVAMSMPLVVLAIGATVLGVLGLPELGPLHNYFHTWLSPVVAQGERMIAAGLSVPGGMGPVAPGHLAHSHSAEVGLMVASVVVALGGILIARRSYRDAMPATEDKPLEQRGGLFRLLSNKYWIDELYGFVVVKPVKLAATLFYRVVDRFFIDIIGVNGSAWVVDAVGRVARRAHNGNLQHYVAMLLVGTGLVVYWVSSPPDRFEVRPPSPVVVGQSVTFDATQGVIPDQRKLEYRWDFDGDGTWDTSFSAAATTSHAFPKAGKYKVKLEVRDLRFGTQAKETRTLRVEESPRGAPGEAR, encoded by the coding sequence ATGAAGGCCGACTTCCCTCTCTTCTGGATTCCGCTCCTCCCGCTCCTCGGCGCGGCGATCAACCTCCTCGTAGGGCGCAAGCTCGAGCGGCGCGCGGTGCACGTCATCGCCTGCGGCTCCGTCTTCGGCGCGCTCGTCGTGGCGATGGTGGCCGTCTTTCGCGAGCTCTACCCGCTCTACCTCGAGGCCCGCGCCGCGGGGGACGCGGGCGTGCTGCCGTCGCTGGTCAACGAGGTCTTCGACTGGATCGTGACCGGCGACGTGGCCATCAAGGCCGGCCTGGTCTGCGACCCGCTCACGGCGGTGATGATCCTCGTCGTGACCTTCGTGGGCTTTCTGATCCACGTCTACTCGGCCGGCTACATGGAGCACGAGGCCGGCTACGCGCGTTACTTCGGCTACCTGAACCTCTTCACCGGGTCGATGCTCCTGCTCGTGCTCGGCGACAACCTGGCGCTGCTCTTCGTCGGCTGGGAGGGGGTGGGCGTCTGCTCGTACCTCCTCATCGGCTTCTGGTACGACAAGGACGGGACCGAGCGCTTCGGCACGGCCAACGCCGAGGCGGGCAAGAAGGCCTTCATCGTCAACCGCATCGGGGACCTGGCCTTCCTCATCGGCATGTTCGTGCTCTTCGCCGCCACCGGCACGCTGAACATCCAGGAGCTCGCGGGCAAGGCCTCGGCGCTCCTGCAAGAGGTGCGGCCGGTCGGGCTCGTCACCGTCTCCGTCGCGGGGCTCGCCGGCTTTCTGCTCTTCATCGGGGCCACGGGTAAGTCGGCCCAGATCCCCCTCTACATCTGGCTCCCCGACGCCATGGCCGGCCCGACGCCCGTCAGCGCGCTGATCCACGCCGCGACGATGGTCACGGCCGGGGTCTACATGGTGGCGCGGCTCAACTTCATCTACATGCTGAGCCCCACGGTGATGGGGGTGGTCGCGCTCGTCGGGGGCCTGACGGCGCTCTTCGCCGCGACGATCGGCATCGCGCAGAACGACATCAAGAAAGTGCTCGCCTACTCGACGGTGAGCCAGCTCGGCTACATGTTCCTCGGCGTGGGCGTCGGCGCCTTCTCCTCGGGGGTCTTCCACCTCTTCACCCACGCCTTCTTCAAGGCCTGCCTCTTCCTCGGCGCGGGGGCGGTGATCCACGCCCTCGCCGGTCAGCAGGACATCCGCCGCATGGGGGCGCTCAGGAACAAGATCCCCCTCGTGCACTGGACCTTCCTCGTCTCGACCCTGGCCATCTCGGGCATCCCCGTCTTCGCCGGCTTCTTCTCCAAGGACGAGATCCTCTGGAAGGTGCTCTCGACGGGAAACCCGGCCTGGCCGAGCTGGTTCCCGTACCTGCTCTTCGTGCTCGGCATGGGGGGCGCGCTCTGCACGGCCTTCTACATGTTCCGGCTCTACTACCTGACCTTCGGCGGGACGAACCGCGTCGACCCTCACGTCGAGGCGCACCTCCACGTGCCGGGGGTGGCGATGAGCATGCCGCTCGTGGTGCTGGCGATCGGCGCCACCGTCCTTGGCGTGCTCGGCCTCCCCGAGCTCGGGCCGCTCCACAACTACTTCCACACCTGGCTCTCGCCCGTCGTCGCGCAGGGGGAACGGATGATCGCCGCCGGGCTGTCGGTCCCGGGGGGAATGGGCCCCGTCGCCCCCGGGCACCTCGCGCACAGCCACAGCGCCGAGGTGGGGCTGATGGTCGCCTCGGTGGTCGTGGCCCTCGGCGGTATCCTCATCGCACGCCGCAGCTATCGCGACGCGATGCCGGCCACGGAAGACAAGCCGCTCGAGCAGCGCGGCGGGCTCTTCCGGCTGCTCAGCAACAAGTACTGGATCGACGAGCTCTACGGCTTCGTGGTGGTCAAGCCGGTGAAGCTCGCGGCGACGCTCTTCTACCGCGTGGTGGACCGCTTCTTCATCGACATCATCGGCGTGAACGGCTCGGCCTGGGTGGTGGACGCCGTGGGCCGCGTCGCACGTCGCGCCCACAACGGGAACCTCCAGCACTACGTGGCGATGCTGCTCGTCGGCACCGGGCTCGTGGTCTACTGGGTCAGCTCGCCGCCGGACCGCTTCGAGGTGCGGCCTCCGAGCCCCGTGGTCGTCGGGCAGTCGGTCACCTTCGACGCCACGCAGGGGGTCATCCCGGACCAGCGCAAGCTCGAGTACCGCTGGGACTTCGACGGTGACGGCACCTGGGACACGAGCTTCTCGGCCGCGGCCACGACGAGCCACGCCTTCCCGAAGGCGGGCAAGTACAAGGTGAAGCTCGAGGTCCGCGACCTCCGCTTCGGCACGCAGGCCAAGGAGACGCGCACCCTGCGCGTCGAGGAGTCGCCTCGCGGCGCCCCGGGGGAGGCACGCTGA